The proteins below come from a single Miscanthus floridulus cultivar M001 chromosome 1, ASM1932011v1, whole genome shotgun sequence genomic window:
- the LOC136547333 gene encoding UDP-glucuronic acid decarboxylase 1-like codes for MKQLHRQASMSKQHRPHHHRASLSRTLASYLLREQRLLFVLLGFLLASSFFFLYPSSVSPHSAAGSSSVTNFAAAVARKIPRGGGASSAAARRLPVGVRKPSLRVVVTGGAGFVGSHLVDKLLARGDSVIVVDNFFTGRKDNVAHHLGNPRFELIRHDVVEPILLEVDQIYHLACPASPMHYKFNPIKTIKTNVMGTLNMLGLAKRVGARFLLTSTSEVYGDPLEHPQKESYWGHVNPIGVRSCYDEGKRTAETLTMDYHRGAGVEVRIARIFNTYGPRMCLDDGRVVSNFVAQALRKQPMTVYGDGKQTRSFQYVSDLVDGLVTLMESDHIGPFNLGNPGEFTMLELAQVVKETIDPSASFEFKPNTADDPHMRKPDISKAKSLLNWEPKVSLKQGLPRMVSDFQKRIMDEN; via the exons ATGAAGCAGCTGCACCGGCAGGCCAGCATGAGCAAACAGCACCGCCCGCACCACCACCGCGCCTCCCTCTCCCGCACCCTCGCTTCCTACCTCCTCCGCGAGCAGCGCCTCCTCTTCGTCCTCCTCGGCTTCCTCCTagcctcgtccttcttcttcctctaccCGTCGTCCGTCAGCCCGCATTCCGCCGCCGGATCCTCCTCCGTCACCAatttcgccgccgccgtcgccaggaAAAtcccccgcggcggcggcgcctcctccgccgccgcgcgccgcctCCCCGTCGGCGTCCGGAAGCCCTCCCTGCGCGTCGTCGTCACCGGCGGCGCGGGGTTTGTCGGCAGCCACCTCGTCGACAAGCTCCTCGCCCGCGGGGACAGCGTCATCGTCGTCGACAACTTCTTCACGGGCCGCAAGGACAACGTCGCGCACCACCTCGGCAACCCGCGATTCGAGCTCATCCGCCACGACGTCGTCGAGCCCATTCTCCTAGAGGTCGACCAGATCTACCACCTCGCCTGCCCCGCATCCCCCATGCACTACAAATTCAACCCCATCAAGACCATC AAGACAAATGTCATGGGGACCTTGAACATGCTTGGACTGGCAAAGAGGGTCGGGGCCCGGTTCTTGCTGACTAGTACCAGTGAAGTGTATGGTGATCCTCTTGAGCATCCACAGAAGGAGAGCTACTGGGGCCATGTCaatcccattg GTGTTAGGAGCTGTTATGATGAGGGGAAGAGAACAGCTGAAACTCTTACCATGGATTACCACCGTGGTGCTGGTGTCGAG GTGAGAATTGCACGCATATTTAACACATATGGCCCTCGTATGTGTTTAGATGATGGCCGAGTTGTTAGCAACTTTGTTGCACAG GCTTTGCGGAAACAACCAATGACAGTGTATGGTGATGGAAAACAGACTCGAAGTTTTCAATATGTTTCAGATCTG GTTGATGGGTTGGTAACTCTAATGGAAAGTGACCATATTGGACCTTTCAACTTGGGGAATCCGGGAGAATTTACAATGCTGGAGCTTGCACAG GTGGTAAAAGAAACGATCGACCCAAGTGCATCTTTCGAGTTCAAACCCAACACTGCAGATGATCCACACATGAGAAAACCTGACATTTCTAAGGCCAAGTCTCTTCTCAATTGGGAGCCCAAAGTTTCACTAAAACAAGGCCTGCCGCGTATGGTCTCGGACTTCCAGAAACGCATCATGGATGAGAATTGA
- the LOC136547323 gene encoding dirigent protein 25-like: MAKNAVQAVRAALCLVLALTVANCAFAGRVLDEQAAAPLPADPLPAPTDPPADPVVAPAAGPAAAAGAAGAAATGNPGAAGAGAGPGAGVGDHPPTFFMHDILGGSQPSGRIVTGVVASAAANGQLPFARPNTNIFPIQGAMPLPQGASNLINSNNVPYVAGLGGTSSAVVQNNGNPVNGGNKNMPFVNAGDLPSGVTLQNLLFGTTTVIDDELTEGHELGAGVIGRAQGFYVASSQDGTSKTIMLTAMFEGPEALHGGDTLSFFGVHRMAAPESHIAIIGGTGKYENAKGFAAIQTLHPSDEHTTDGVETLLQFNVHLI; the protein is encoded by the coding sequence ATGGCCAAGAACGCGGTGCAGGCCGTCAGGGCGGCACTGTGCCTGGTGCTCGCGCTCACCGTGGCGAACTGCGCATTCGCTGGTCGCGTCCTCGACGAGCAGGCTGCGGCTCCCCTGCCGGCCGACCCGCTGCCCGCCCCGACGGACCCCCCGGCAGACCCAGTGGTGGCGCCAGCGGCCGGCCCAGCCGCAGCCGCCGGCGCTGCGGGTGCCGCCGCGACGGGCAACCCAGGAgccgccggcgcgggcgcgggcccgggcgcgggcgtgggcgaccaCCCGCCGACGTTCTTCATGCACGACATCCTCGGCGGCTCGCAGCCGTCGGGGCGCATCGTGACCGGCGTGGTGGCGAGCGCGGCGGCCAACGGGCAGCTCCCGTTCGCGCGCCCCAACACCAACATCTTCCCGATCCAGGGCGCGATGCCGCTGCCGCAGGGCGCCAGCAACCTCATCAACAGcaacaacgtgccctacgtcgcGGGCCTCGGCGGCACGTCCTCCGCCGTCGTCCAGAACAACGGCAACCCCGTCAACGGCGGCAACAAGAACATGCCTTTCGTCAACGCCGGGGACCTGCCGTCGGGCGTCACGCTCCAGAACCTCCTTTTCGGCACGACCACCGTCATCGACGACGAGCTCACCGAGGGACACGAGCTCGGAGCGGGGGTCATCGGCAGGGCGCAGGGCTTCTACGTCGCCAGCTCGCAGGACGGCACCAGCAAGACCATCATGCTCACCGCCATGTTCGAGGGCCCCGAGGCACTGCATGGCGGCGACACGCTCAGCTTCTTCGGGGTCCACCGCATGGCCGCGCCGGAGTCCCACATCGCCATCATCGGAGGCACCGGCAAGTACGAGAACGCCAAGGGCTTCGCCGCCATCCAGACGCTGCACCCTAGCGACGAGCACACCACCGACGGCGTTGAGACTCTACTCCAGTTCAACGTTCACCTCATTTAA
- the LOC136547306 gene encoding ankyrin repeat-containing protein ITN1-like — protein MAADSGKGMADLEIGPASSAGASGERPDQSPPRVAKRPGLVMSFSGKRLDQSPGGSPSQSRPVLVMSHSSNRLDQSPARPVLVMSRSSNRLDQSSSASSPAPVRGPVLVMSGSSNRLDSSSPSPSPTSAAATAPVLVLSNSGKRMDQAGRKKYVKQVTGRHNDTELHLAAQRGDLEAVRQIIAEIDAQMTGTGEEFDSEVAEIRAAIVNEANEMEATALLIAAEKGFLDIVVELLKHSDKDSLTRKTKSGFDALHVAAREGHRDIVKVLLDHDPSVGKTFGQSNVTPLITAAIRGHTAVVNLLLERVSGLVELSKANGKNALHFAARQGHVEIVQALLDADAQLARRTDKKGQTALHMAVKGTSPEVVQALVNADPAIVMLPDRNGNLALHVATRKKRSEIVNVLLLLPDMNVNALTRDRKTAFDIAEGLPLSEESQEIKECLSRAGAVRANDLNQPRDELRKTVTEIKKDVHTQLEQARKTNKNVYGIAKELRKLHREGINNATNSVTVVAVLFATVAFAAIFTVPGGNTNDGVAVAVHAAAFKVFFIFNAIALFTSLAVVVVQITLVRGETKAERRVIEIINKLMWLASVCTTVAFISSSYIVVGRHFKWAALLVTLIGGVIMAGVLGTMTYYVVKSKRTRKIRKKVKSTRRSGSNSWQHNSEFSDSEIDRIYAI, from the exons atggccgccgattCCGGCAAAG GGATGGCCGACCTAGAGATCGGGCCGGCGTCGAGCGCGGGCGCCTCCGGGGAGCGGCCCGACCAGTCGCCGCCGCGGGTGGCCAAGCGCCCAGGCCTCGTCATGTCTTTCTCCGGGAAGCGGCTGGACCAGTCGCCAGGCGGGTCGCCGTCGCAGTCGCGCCCGGTGCTGGTCATGTCCCACTCCAGCAACCGCCTCGACCAGTCGCCGGCGCGCCCGGTGCTCGTCATGTCCCGCTCCAGCAACCGGCTGGACCAGTCCTCCTCGGCGTCATCGCCGGCGCCCGTGAGGGGGCCCGTGCTGGTCATGTCCGGCTCCAGCAATCGGCTGGACagctcgtcgccgtcgccgtcgccgacgtCCGCGGCCGCCACTGCGCCGGTGCTGGTGCTCTCCAACTCCGGCAAGCGGATGGACCAGGCGGGGCGGAAGAAGTACGTCAAGCAGGTGACGGGCCGCCACAACGACACGGAGCTCCACCTCGCCGCGCAGCGCGGGGACCTCGAGGCCGTGCGCCAGATCATCGCCGAGATCGACGCGCAGATGACCGGCACCGGCGAGGAGTTCGACAGCGAGGTCGCCGAGATCCGCGCCGCGATAGTGAACGAGGCCAACGAGATGGAGGCGACCGCGCTGCTCATCGCCGCCGAGAAGGGGTTTCTTGATATCGTCGTCGAGCTGCTCAAGCACTCCGACAAGGACAGCCTCACCAGGAAGACCAAGTCCGGATTCGATGCTCTGCACGTCGCTGCAAGAGAGGGCCACAGAG ATATTGTCAAGGTACTTCTGGATCATGATCCATCCGTTGGGAAAACGTTTGGCCAATCGAATGTGACTCCTCTCATAACGGCAGCGATTAGAGGCCACACTGCGGTGGTGAACCTGCTGCTGGAGCGAGTTTCTGGGTTGGTTGAGTTATCGAAAGCAAATGGAAAGAATGCCTTGCACTTTGCTGCTCGGCAGGGGCATGTGGAAATCGTGCAGGCTTTGCTAGATGCTGATGCCCAGCTTGCTCGGAGGACTGATAAGAAAGGCCAGACTGCTCTACACATGGCAGTAAAAGGAACTAGCCCTGAAGTTGTTCAAGCTCTTGTGAATGCCGATCCGGCAATAGTCATGCTACCTGACAGAAATGGCAACTTAGCTTTGCATGTTGCAACCAGAAAGAAAAGATCAGAG ATTGTAAATGTGCTTCTGCTTCTTCCAGATATGAACGTAAATGCATTGACTAGGGATCGGAAGACTGCATTCGACATAGCTGAGGGCCTTCCACTGTCAGAGGAGTCTCAAGAAATAAAGGAGTGTTTATCCCGTGCTGGTGCAGTCAGAGCAAATGATCTGAATCAGCCTCGGGATGAGCTTAGAAAAACAGTGACAGAGATAAAAAAGGATGTACATACTCAGCTTGAGCAGGCCAGAAAAACCAACAAAAATGTCTATGGTATCGCAAAGGAGCTAAGGAAACTCCACAGGGAAGGCATCAACAATGCAACAAATTCAGTCACTGTTGTGGCGGTGCTCTTTGCCACAGTGGCATTTGCTGCAATCTTTACAGTGCCTGGCGGTAACACCAACGATGGTGTAGCAGTAGCTGTGCATGCAGCAGCCTTCAaggtcttcttcatcttcaatgcCATTGCCCTTTTCACGTCTTTAGCAGTAGTGGTGGTCCAGATAACACTGGTTAGGGGTGAGACCAAAGCAGAGAGGCGTGTGATCGAGATCATCAACAAGCTGATGTGGCTGGCTTCAGTGTGCACGACAGTTGCGTTCATATCCTCCTCGTACATCGTAGTGGGGCGGCACTTCAAGTGGGCGGCGCTTCTGGTGACCCTGATCGGTGGGGTGATCATGGCCGGTGTGCTTGGTACAATGACATATTACGTGGTGAAGTCTAAGCGCACACGTAAAATCAGGAAGAAGGTGAAGTCAACAAGGAGGAGCGGCTCAAACTCATGGCAGCACAATTCGGAGTTCTCAGATTCAGAGATCGACCGTATTTATGCTATATGA